Proteins from one Pleuronectes platessa chromosome 16, fPlePla1.1, whole genome shotgun sequence genomic window:
- the LOC128458924 gene encoding deoxyhypusine synthase, protein MADCAPSVATEAVLMPSCELPENMTKIKGYDFNQGVDLHQVLKSYLTTGFQASSLSLAIQQINLMIEKRLEPVEAGEGAESGESPPRSGCTIFLGYTSNLISSGVRESIRYLAEHKMVDVIVTTAGGIEEDFIKCLAHTYLGDFSLPGKELRLKGINRIGNLLVPNDNYCKFEDWVIPILDQMLLEQNTEGTRWTPSKMIHRLGKEINNTESVYYWAYKNNIPVFSPALTDGSLGDMIYFHSFKSPGLVLDIVEDIRRMNSQAVFAKKSGMIILGGGLVKHHIANANLMRNGADYAVFVNTGQEFDGSDSGARPDEAVSWGKIRTDAKPVKVYADASLVFPLIVAETFALHADKLTAGKKAD, encoded by the exons ATGGCAGACTGTGCCCCCTCTGTGGCCACGGAAGCTGTCCTCATGCCCAGCTGCGAACTCCCAGAGAACATGACCAAGATCAAGGGCTATGACTTCAACCAGGGGGTCGATCTCCACCAAGTGCTGAAGTCCTACCTCACCACGGGTTTCCAGGCCAGCAGCTTGAGCTTGGCCATCCAGCAGATCAACCTCATG ATAGAGAAGCGGCTGGAACCAGTGGAGGCAGGAGAGGGAGCTGAGTCTGGTGAATCCCCCCCGCGCTCGGGCTGCACCATCTTCCTGGGTTACACCTCCAACCTCATCAGCTCCGGAGTCAGGGAGAGCATCCGCTATCTGGCAGAGCACAAAATG GTGGATGTGATTGTTACCACAGCTGGAGGTATCGAGGAGGATTTTATTAAGTGTCTGGCTCACACATACCTGGGAGACTTCAGCCTGCCCGGAAAGGAGCTCCGCTTGAAAGGAATAAACAG AATAGGGAACCTTTTGGTGCCCAATGATAACTACTGTAAGTTTGAAGACTGGGTGATTCCCATCCTGGACCAGATGTTGTTGGAGCAGAACACTGag GGAACCCGTTGGACTCCCTCCAAAATGATCCATCGGCTCGGGAAGGAGATCAATAATACTGAGTCTGTCTACTACTGGGCGTACAAG AATAACATCCCAGTGTTCAGTCCTGCTCTGACAGATGGCTCTCTGGGGGACATGATCTACTTCCACTCGTTTAAGAGCCCTGGCTTGGTACTTGACATAGTGGAGG ATATCCGCAGGATGAACAGCCAGGCGGTTTTTGCCAAGAAATCGGGAATGATCATCTTGGGAGGAGGCCTGGTCAAACATCACATAGCCAATGCTAATCTTATG AGGAACGGAGCCGACTATGCAGTGTTTGTAAACACAGGTCAGGAGTTTGATGGCTCGGACTCTGGGGCCAGACCTGATGAGGCCGTATCCTGGGGCAAGATCAGAACAGATGCCAAACCTGTCAAG GTGTATGCAGACGCCTCTTTAGTCTTCCCTCTGATCGTGGCCGAGACCTTTGCTCTCCACGCGGACAAGCTGACAGCTGGAAAGAAAGCAGATTAA
- the fbxw9 gene encoding F-box/WD repeat-containing protein 9 — translation MSDVRVNLGEPCPAPVRPPSNEAPWPDLQSPQPAGQPSSADASPSPCAETNGLLSLPWEIITHIASYLPAQYVTTVLPKVCQKLGYLLKDTSSWRLRARRLIGSQAGFPVGPREDFDWPTACLEMEQLIICWKGRAQLLPGQAQQEEEESHQVRQQQQARQDREPGEEGQDDGREAEVEGAGVAVIEEGRDHRMRFDGEDGALNHQENLADPGNLGNGRQGEMEQSQTCRCPSPPSALERITIPTNHNDSVNSVLLVGGEGKVCATASRDRNVKLWDLQAGSTGTLLHTLGGQDASHTHRGWVWCLASRGSLMVSGGFDSSVRLWDLQAGGAVGGLIRTDSAVLCLSCQTDVLLAGTMNKRITMWDTRAASPVVKSLWLHGDAVMCLAADDKYIISGSTDGTVAVYDRRAGKVLKKLQLTSHLRSMSYSGSEVWAGDCKGMLRSFSMQAGTLKDKWSKFDVGHTAMVTGVHRSHGSLYTCSSDRTVKVHIPCAPPRTLCTLHHQDEVNGLSVDAGVFAVATGDVCVDVWRPRT, via the exons ATGTCTGACGTCAGGGTGAACCTGGGTGAACCGTGTCCTGCCCCTGTGAGACCCCCGAGTAATGAGGCTCCCTGGCCTGACCTCCAGAG TCCTCAGCCGGCCGGTCAGCCATCCTCAGCAGATGCCAGCCCTTCACCCTGCGCTGAGACAAATGGCTTGTTGTCTTTACCCTGGGAGATAATCACCCACATCGCCTCGTACCTTCCTGCGCAGTATGTCACCACTGTGCTGCCAAAG GTTTGCCAGAAATTGGGTTATTTGTTAAAGGACACCAGCTCTTGGCGGCTCCGAGCACGTCGATTAATAGGATCCCAAGCTGGCTTTCCAGTGGGGCCAAGGGAGGACTTTGACTGGCCTACTGCTTGTCTGGAGATGGAGCAGCTGATAATCTGCTGGAAAGGCAGAGCGCAGCTTTTGCCCGGACAGGCccaacaagaggaggaggaaagtcaTCAAGTGAGGCAGCAGCAACAGGCGAGGCAGGACAGGGAACCAGGCGAAGAGGGACAGGATGATGGCAGAGAGGCTGAGGTAGAAGGGGCAGGGGTGGCTGTGATCGAAGAAGGAAGGGACCACAGGATGAGGTTCGATGGGGAAGATGGTGCTCTTAATCACCAAGAGAACTTGGCTGACCCTGGAAATCTGGGTAATGGAAGACAGGGAGAGATGGAACAAAGTCAAACCTGCAGATGTCCTAGCCCACCCTCAGCACTGGAACGCATCACCATCCCTACAAACCACAATGACTCAGTCAACTCTGTTCTCCTTGTCGGGGGAGAGGGGAAGGTTTGTGCCACAGCTTCCAGAGACCGGAATGTTAAACTGTGGGATCTACAAGCAGGCTCTACTGGGACGCTGCTGCACACATTGGGAGGACAGGATGCGTCACACACCCATCGGGGCTGGGTCTGGTGCCTGGCATCTCGAGGGTCTCTAATGGTTTCAGGGGGCTTCGACAGCTCAGTGAGGCTGTGGGACCTGCAGGCAGGTGGTGCAGTGGGGGGCCTAATCAGAACTGATTCTGctgtcctctgcctgtcctGTCAGACAGATGTGTTGCTGGCTGGTACAATGAACAAGAGAATCACAATGTGGGACACCAGAG CTGCCAGCCCTGTGGTGAAAAGCCTCTGGCTCCATGGTGATGCTGTGATGTGCCTGGCTGCAGATGACAAGTACATCATCTCTGGAAGTACAGACGGGACTGTAGCTGTCTATGATCGCAGGGCAGGCAAAGTCTTGAAGAAACTTCAG CTGACTTCTCACCTGCGGTCCATGAGCTACAGTGGCAGTGAGGTATGGGCAGGAGACTGTAAGGGCATGCTCCGCTCCTTTTCCATGCAAGCAGGGACCTTAAAAGACAAGTGGTCTAAGTTTGATGTGGGACACACTGCTATGGTCACTGGTGTCCACAGATCTCATGGGAGCCTCTACACCTGTTCATCTGATCGTACTGTCAAG GTACACATCCCTTGTGCACCTCCGAGGACATTATGCACACTCCATCATCAAGATGAGGTCAATGGG CTGAGTGTGGACGCCGGAGTCTTCGCTgtagccacaggagatgtgtgtgtagatgtctgGAGGCCCAGAACATGA